A section of the Pseudomonas tritici genome encodes:
- a CDS encoding NCS1 family nucleobase:cation symporter-1 has translation MRTSLSNNIALDPPSSLNPEATRPGPLVLSPRLHNKDLAPTKVEGRRWGRYSIFALWTNDVHNIANYSFAIGLYALGLGGWQILLSLGIGAALVYFFMNLSGYMGQKTGVPFPVISRISFGIHGAQIPALIRAVIAIAWFGIQTYLASVVFRVLLTAIHPGFADYDHNSILGLSSLGWACFVAIWLVQLVILAYGMEMVRRYEGFAGPVILLTVASLAGWMYFQTGGNIAWSIREPLSGGEMWRNIFAGGALWLSIYGTLILNFCDFARSSPCRKTIQVGNFWGLPVNILVFAAITVLLCGGQFQLNGRVIESPTEIIAAIPDTVLLVLGCLAFLIVTVAVNIMANFVAPAFVLSNLAPKYLNFRRAGLISATVAVLILPWNLYNSPLVIVYFLSGLGALLGPLYGVIMVDYWLIRKSQVDVPQLYSEDPRGVYYYSHGVNLRAVAAFVPAAVIAILLALLPGFASVSPFSWMFGAGIAALLYGLIAKRQPFYADVSGESIAVDNVSH, from the coding sequence ATGCGTACTAGCCTCTCGAATAACATCGCACTGGATCCGCCCTCCTCCCTGAACCCCGAGGCCACACGGCCGGGCCCGCTGGTACTCAGCCCGCGCCTGCATAACAAGGACCTGGCGCCCACCAAGGTCGAAGGCCGGCGTTGGGGGCGCTACAGCATCTTTGCGTTATGGACCAACGACGTACACAACATCGCCAACTATTCGTTCGCCATTGGCTTGTATGCATTGGGCCTGGGCGGCTGGCAGATCTTGTTGTCCCTCGGCATCGGTGCGGCGCTGGTGTACTTCTTCATGAACTTGTCGGGCTATATGGGGCAGAAGACCGGCGTACCGTTTCCGGTGATCAGCCGCATCAGTTTCGGCATTCATGGCGCACAGATTCCGGCGTTGATCCGCGCGGTGATTGCGATTGCCTGGTTTGGTATCCAGACCTACCTGGCCTCCGTGGTTTTCCGCGTATTGCTGACGGCGATTCATCCAGGCTTTGCCGACTATGACCACAACTCTATCCTCGGTCTGTCCTCCCTCGGCTGGGCGTGTTTTGTGGCGATCTGGCTGGTGCAGCTGGTGATCCTGGCCTACGGCATGGAAATGGTGCGCCGCTATGAAGGCTTCGCCGGGCCGGTGATTCTGCTGACGGTGGCTTCACTGGCCGGTTGGATGTATTTCCAAACTGGCGGCAACATCGCCTGGTCGATCCGTGAACCGCTGAGCGGTGGCGAGATGTGGCGCAATATCTTTGCCGGCGGCGCGCTGTGGCTGTCGATCTACGGCACGTTGATTCTCAACTTCTGCGACTTCGCCCGCTCCTCGCCATGCCGCAAGACCATCCAGGTCGGCAACTTCTGGGGCCTGCCGGTGAATATCCTGGTGTTCGCCGCAATCACGGTGCTGCTGTGCGGCGGGCAATTCCAGCTCAATGGCCGGGTGATCGAAAGCCCGACCGAGATCATCGCAGCCATCCCTGATACCGTGCTTCTGGTACTGGGTTGCCTGGCGTTCCTGATCGTCACCGTGGCGGTGAACATCATGGCCAACTTTGTCGCGCCCGCCTTTGTGCTGAGCAACCTGGCGCCCAAGTACCTGAACTTCCGTCGCGCCGGGTTGATCAGCGCCACCGTGGCCGTATTGATCCTGCCGTGGAACCTCTACAACAGCCCGCTGGTGATCGTGTATTTCCTGTCTGGCTTGGGCGCACTGCTGGGGCCGTTGTACGGGGTGATCATGGTCGATTACTGGTTGATCCGTAAAAGCCAGGTGGATGTGCCGCAGTTGTATAGCGAAGACCCCCGTGGTGTTTATTACTACAGCCACGGGGTCAATTTACGTGCGGTGGCGGCGTTTGTTCCTGCGGCAGTGATCGCCATTCTCCTGGCCCTGCTGCCCGGTTTCGCCAGCGTCTCACCGTTTTCCTGGATGTTTGGCGCCGGTATTGCAGCGCTGCTGTATGGGCTGATCGCCAAGCGCCAGCCGTTCTACGCCGATGTCAGCGGCGAAAGCATTGCAGTCGATAACGTCAGTCACTAA
- a CDS encoding SOS response-associated peptidase family protein: protein MCGRLSQYRGIHDFVAALSMPNALGNSVGDQPIERYNVAPTTQVALLHLQGELLHADPVRWGWRPHWAKDRAAPINARVEKVAHGPFFRAIWPHRAITPIDNWFEWVDEGGPKKQPYLIRRRDGAPILCAAIGQLPDADEGPGEHDGFVIITADSAGGMVDIHDRRPVVLTPDLAREWLDPATLKERAEQMVLHQGEPAEAFEWFKVSTAVGNVRNKDACLIEPVP, encoded by the coding sequence ATGTGCGGAAGGCTGTCGCAGTACAGGGGAATCCACGACTTCGTTGCGGCGCTGAGCATGCCCAACGCCCTGGGAAACTCGGTGGGTGACCAACCTATCGAGCGGTACAACGTTGCTCCGACGACCCAGGTGGCATTGCTGCACCTGCAAGGTGAACTGCTGCATGCTGATCCAGTTCGCTGGGGGTGGCGACCGCATTGGGCGAAAGACCGCGCCGCACCGATCAACGCACGCGTCGAGAAGGTCGCCCACGGTCCATTCTTCCGGGCGATCTGGCCGCACCGTGCGATCACGCCTATCGACAATTGGTTTGAATGGGTGGATGAAGGTGGACCGAAGAAACAGCCCTACCTGATCCGCAGGCGGGACGGCGCGCCGATCCTGTGCGCCGCCATCGGCCAATTACCAGACGCCGATGAAGGCCCAGGCGAGCATGACGGCTTTGTGATCATCACCGCCGACAGTGCCGGTGGCATGGTGGACATTCACGACCGAAGGCCCGTGGTACTGACGCCGGATCTTGCCCGCGAATGGCTGGACCCGGCAACGCTTAAAGAGCGTGCCGAGCAGATGGTGTTGCACCAGGGCGAGCCGGCCGAGGCCTTTGAATGGTTCAAGGTCAGCACCGCCGTGGGCAACGTGAGGAATAAGGACGCCTGTTTGATTGAGCCAGTGCCCTAG
- a CDS encoding 2,3-butanediol dehydrogenase: MRAAVWHGRNDIRVEDVPLPISPPAGWVQIRVQWCGICGSDLHEYVAGPVFIPVDAPHPLTGIKGQCILGHEFCGEIVELGDGVQGFSVGEPVAADACQHCGTCYYCTHGLYNICENLAFTGLMNNGAFAELVNVPANLLYKLPANFPAEAGALIEPLAVGMHAVKKAGSLLGQHVVVVGAGTIGLCTIMCAKAAGAAQVIALEMSAARKAKALEVGATHVLDPNQCDVLAEVRRLTGGLGADVSFECIGNKHTAKLAIDLIRKAGKCVLVGIFEEPSEFNFFELVATEKQVLGALAYNGEFADVIAFIADGRLDITPLVTGRIQLEQIVGQGFEELVNNKEHNVKIIVSPARV, from the coding sequence ATGCGTGCCGCTGTCTGGCACGGCCGCAACGATATTCGCGTCGAGGACGTTCCGCTGCCGATTTCTCCGCCTGCTGGTTGGGTGCAGATCCGGGTGCAATGGTGCGGGATTTGCGGGTCCGATTTGCATGAGTACGTGGCGGGGCCGGTGTTCATACCGGTTGACGCTCCGCACCCGCTGACCGGGATTAAGGGCCAGTGCATTCTCGGTCATGAGTTTTGTGGCGAGATCGTCGAACTCGGTGACGGCGTGCAGGGCTTCAGTGTCGGCGAGCCGGTGGCGGCCGATGCGTGCCAACATTGCGGCACGTGCTACTACTGCACTCACGGGCTGTACAACATTTGCGAGAACCTGGCGTTCACTGGGTTGATGAACAATGGTGCCTTCGCCGAACTGGTCAATGTGCCAGCCAACCTGCTGTACAAGTTGCCGGCGAACTTTCCGGCTGAAGCAGGGGCACTGATCGAGCCGCTGGCGGTGGGCATGCACGCGGTGAAAAAAGCCGGAAGCCTGCTCGGGCAACACGTGGTGGTGGTCGGTGCCGGCACCATTGGCCTGTGTACCATCATGTGTGCCAAGGCGGCGGGTGCGGCTCAGGTGATCGCTCTGGAAATGTCCGCAGCGCGCAAGGCCAAGGCCCTGGAAGTGGGGGCGACGCATGTGCTCGATCCCAACCAATGCGACGTTCTGGCTGAGGTACGACGCTTGACGGGTGGGCTCGGGGCGGATGTCAGTTTCGAATGCATCGGTAACAAACACACGGCCAAGCTCGCGATCGATTTGATCCGCAAGGCCGGCAAGTGCGTACTGGTGGGGATTTTCGAGGAGCCCAGCGAGTTCAACTTTTTCGAGTTGGTGGCCACGGAAAAGCAGGTACTGGGGGCACTGGCCTACAACGGTGAGTTCGCTGACGTGATCGCTTTTATCGCGGATGGCCGGCTCGACATCACGCCGCTGGTGACTGGGCGCATTCAGTTGGAACAGATCGTGGGTCAGGGCTTCGAGGAACTGGTCAACAACAAGGAGCACAACGTGAAAATCATCGTGTCACCCGCTCGAGTCTGA
- a CDS encoding DMT family transporter — protein MNLSIVYALAAAALFGASTPLAKSLGLGLSPILLAGLLYLGSGLGLAALRLIRDRGWKPSGLTSSEWPWLLGAIGFGGILGPVALMFGLTRTAGATASLMLNLESVLTAVIAWLVFRENADRRIVLGMIAIVLGGVVLSWSDGGGTDHDWTGPFAVAVACLCWGIDNNLTRKVSASDALFIAGAKGLVAGLVNCSLALYLGAQIPGAAQLAPILLVGLLGYGISLVMFVLALRGLGSARTGAYFSTAPFLGAVIALLVLGESVSAAFWIASALMAVGVWLHLTERHSHDHQHEATEHGHRHVHDEHHQHEHGFEWDPTMPHSHVHVHTPMKHSHAHFPDVHHRHRH, from the coding sequence ATGAACCTCAGCATTGTTTACGCACTTGCGGCAGCTGCCCTTTTCGGCGCCAGCACCCCACTCGCCAAAAGCCTCGGCCTGGGCCTCTCTCCCATCCTGCTCGCAGGGTTGCTATACCTCGGCAGCGGCCTAGGACTCGCCGCCTTACGCCTTATCCGTGATCGCGGCTGGAAACCTTCCGGGCTGACGTCCTCGGAGTGGCCCTGGTTGCTGGGTGCCATTGGGTTTGGCGGCATCCTCGGGCCGGTTGCGTTGATGTTTGGCCTGACACGCACTGCCGGAGCGACCGCCTCCTTGATGCTCAACCTTGAATCGGTGCTGACCGCCGTTATCGCCTGGCTCGTGTTCAGGGAAAACGCGGATCGACGTATCGTCCTGGGGATGATCGCCATTGTGTTGGGCGGCGTGGTGTTGTCATGGTCCGACGGCGGCGGCACGGACCACGATTGGACGGGGCCGTTTGCGGTTGCCGTTGCGTGCCTGTGCTGGGGGATTGATAACAACCTGACGCGCAAGGTGTCCGCGTCTGACGCGCTATTTATCGCGGGCGCCAAAGGGTTGGTTGCTGGACTGGTGAACTGCAGCCTCGCGCTTTATCTGGGGGCACAGATTCCAGGTGCGGCGCAGCTCGCGCCTATCTTGCTGGTTGGGCTCCTGGGCTACGGCATCAGCCTGGTTATGTTTGTGCTGGCGCTACGCGGTCTGGGCAGTGCGCGTACGGGGGCTTATTTCTCCACGGCGCCGTTCCTGGGTGCAGTGATTGCGTTGCTGGTGTTGGGTGAGTCGGTGTCGGCGGCATTCTGGATTGCGTCGGCGCTGATGGCCGTTGGCGTGTGGCTGCACCTGACGGAGCGGCACTCGCACGATCATCAGCATGAGGCCACGGAACATGGGCATCGGCATGTGCATGATGAGCACCATCAGCATGAACATGGGTTTGAGTGGGATCCCACGATGCCGCATAGCCATGTACATGTGCACACTCCGATGAAGCACAGCCATGCGCACTTTCCGGATGTGCATCATCGGCATAGGCATTAA
- a CDS encoding HAD-IA family hydrolase has product MNAPRSAVGPIKAVIFDMDGLLLDTEGIYTEVTQIIAERYGRTYDWSIKQHIIGRGAQDLADYVVKALDLPITPAEFLEIREPLMSERFPKALGMPGAEALVRHLKAHNIPIAVGTSSSRNSFGHKTTLHREWFGLFDTIVTADDPEVGAAKPAPDIFLTAARRLGVAPEDCLVFEDSPFGVTAAKAAHMTAIAVPDEAMADSKYHHADQIIRKLADFDLAAYGLPPLP; this is encoded by the coding sequence ATGAATGCACCGCGTAGCGCAGTCGGTCCGATCAAGGCCGTGATTTTCGATATGGACGGGTTGTTGCTGGACACTGAAGGCATCTACACCGAAGTCACGCAGATCATCGCCGAACGCTACGGCCGTACCTACGACTGGAGCATCAAGCAGCACATCATCGGGCGTGGCGCTCAGGATTTGGCCGACTACGTGGTCAAGGCGCTGGATTTGCCGATCACACCGGCCGAGTTTCTCGAGATCCGTGAACCGCTGATGAGCGAGCGCTTCCCCAAGGCCTTGGGCATGCCCGGCGCCGAAGCATTGGTGCGGCATTTGAAGGCACACAATATCCCGATCGCTGTGGGCACCAGTTCGTCGCGCAATTCGTTCGGCCACAAAACCACGTTGCACCGCGAGTGGTTTGGCCTGTTCGACACCATCGTCACCGCTGACGACCCGGAAGTCGGCGCGGCCAAACCTGCGCCGGACATTTTCCTCACCGCCGCCCGCCGCCTGGGCGTCGCGCCCGAGGATTGCCTGGTATTCGAAGATTCGCCCTTCGGCGTGACCGCCGCGAAGGCTGCCCACATGACTGCCATCGCCGTGCCGGATGAAGCCATGGCCGACAGCAAGTACCACCACGCCGACCAGATCATTCGCAAGCTCGCGGATTTCGACCTGGCCGCCTACGGCCTGCCGCCGCTCCCCTGA
- a CDS encoding aspartate/glutamate racemase family protein yields the protein MRILVVNVNTTESITETIAQQARAVAAPGTEIVGLTPYFGAESVEGNFESYLAAIAVMDRVMAYDQPFDAVIQAGYGEHGREGLQELLNVPVVDITEAAASTAMFLGHAYSVVTTLDRTVPLIEDRLKLAGLYQRCASVRASGMAVLELEEDPLAAMEAIVRQAELAIREDKAEVICLGCGGMAGLDEQIRQRTGVPVVDGVTAAVTIAESLVRLGLSTSKIRTYATPRPKKVIGWPGQFGR from the coding sequence ATGCGTATCCTCGTGGTCAACGTCAACACCACCGAATCCATCACTGAAACCATCGCCCAGCAGGCACGAGCCGTGGCCGCGCCGGGCACCGAGATCGTCGGGCTCACGCCCTACTTCGGCGCGGAGTCGGTAGAGGGCAATTTTGAAAGCTACCTGGCGGCCATCGCGGTGATGGACCGGGTGATGGCCTACGACCAGCCGTTCGACGCGGTGATCCAGGCCGGCTACGGCGAACACGGCCGCGAAGGTTTGCAGGAGTTGCTCAACGTGCCGGTGGTGGACATCACCGAAGCCGCCGCCAGCACCGCGATGTTCCTGGGCCACGCCTATTCGGTGGTCACCACGCTGGACCGCACTGTGCCGCTGATCGAAGACCGCCTGAAACTCGCCGGCCTGTACCAGCGTTGCGCCTCGGTGCGGGCCAGTGGAATGGCGGTGCTGGAGCTGGAAGAAGACCCGTTGGCGGCGATGGAGGCTATCGTGCGTCAGGCCGAACTGGCCATCCGCGAGGACAAGGCTGAGGTGATCTGCCTGGGGTGTGGCGGCATGGCCGGGCTGGATGAGCAGATTCGCCAGCGCACCGGGGTGCCGGTGGTGGATGGCGTGACTGCAGCGGTGACCATTGCTGAGTCCTTGGTACGGTTGGGGTTGTCGACGTCGAAGATCAGGACGTATGCGACGCCGCGGCCGAAGAAGGTCATTGGCTGGCCGGGCCAGTTCGGCCGGTAG
- a CDS encoding LysR family transcriptional regulator has protein sequence MESFGSIECFVRSAEGGSFAEAARHLSLTPAAVGKSVAKLEARLGVRLFQRSTRRLTLTEAGKLFLEEVSGSLTTIQNAVANLASAEGRPVGTLKVSMGPVFGNRYVVPLLGAFMRRFPDISPDWHFDNRQVDLIGQGFDAAIGGGFELPQGVVARKLTPAHRVLVASPDYLSQRPPVDTPEDLARCTGILIRSPQTGRIRSWQLTSSEREQRPLVLKPRMTMSDSEAACCASAQGLGIALVSMPMAVPFLDSGAVVRVLPDWYVDDGNISIYYAEHKLLPGKTRAFVDFIIEQFAEQQLSQRFSAI, from the coding sequence ATGGAAAGCTTTGGCAGTATCGAATGCTTTGTGCGCAGCGCCGAAGGGGGCAGCTTTGCAGAGGCGGCGCGGCACCTGAGCCTGACCCCTGCAGCGGTAGGTAAAAGCGTTGCCAAGCTGGAAGCGCGTCTCGGTGTGCGTCTGTTCCAGCGCAGCACCCGACGCTTGACCCTGACCGAGGCCGGCAAACTGTTTCTCGAAGAAGTCAGCGGTAGCCTCACCACCATCCAGAACGCCGTGGCCAACCTGGCCAGCGCCGAAGGCCGGCCGGTGGGCACGCTCAAGGTCAGCATGGGCCCGGTGTTCGGTAATCGCTATGTGGTGCCGCTGCTGGGAGCGTTCATGCGGCGCTTTCCGGACATCAGCCCGGACTGGCATTTCGATAACCGCCAGGTTGACCTGATCGGACAAGGCTTTGACGCGGCCATCGGCGGTGGCTTTGAGCTGCCCCAGGGCGTCGTGGCCCGTAAGCTCACGCCCGCGCACCGAGTGTTGGTGGCCTCACCGGATTACCTGTCGCAACGACCGCCGGTAGACACGCCTGAAGACTTGGCACGTTGCACGGGAATCCTGATCCGCTCACCACAAACCGGTCGCATCCGCTCCTGGCAGTTGACCAGCAGTGAAAGAGAGCAACGCCCGTTGGTGCTCAAGCCAAGGATGACCATGAGTGACTCCGAAGCCGCCTGCTGCGCCAGCGCCCAGGGCCTGGGCATTGCCTTGGTGAGTATGCCGATGGCTGTGCCGTTCCTCGACAGTGGCGCTGTGGTGCGAGTATTGCCCGACTGGTATGTCGACGACGGCAACATCTCCATTTACTACGCCGAACACAAACTGCTGCCCGGCAAGACCCGGGCGTTTGTGGACTTCATCATTGAGCAGTTCGCCGAGCAGCAACTGAGCCAGCGATTCAGTGCCATTTGA
- a CDS encoding phage portal protein, which produces MSNRRRNTKQVAQASSVATQEFIPRSDSKMEAFSFGDPSPVLSGREVFDYLECWFNGRWYEPPLSLDGLARSVGSSVHLHSGLMFKRNLLSKTFIPHRLLSRAAFEQFALDFLCLGNGYLEGRRSLLGPVRELVPTLAKYMRSGKDGRQFMVQGWKEEHEFEPGTVFHLREADLHQEVYGLPEWISALQSALLNESATLFRRKYYENGSHAGFILYMTDAAQNESDVDSLRKALKDSKGPGNFRNLFVYSPNGKKDGLQIIPVSEVTAKDEFNSIKNQTRDDVLASLRIPPQLMGIVPQNAGGFGSIREAAQIYAANELEPIQARMAQVNDWLGEEVMRFKPYELAPAV; this is translated from the coding sequence ATGTCGAACCGCCGCAGAAATACCAAGCAAGTGGCTCAGGCTTCCTCGGTTGCAACGCAGGAATTTATTCCGCGCAGTGACAGCAAGATGGAGGCATTCAGCTTTGGCGATCCTTCACCGGTGCTGAGTGGTCGGGAGGTGTTTGATTATCTGGAATGCTGGTTTAACGGGCGTTGGTACGAGCCGCCGCTGTCGCTGGATGGCCTGGCGCGGTCGGTGGGTTCCAGTGTGCATCTGCATTCGGGTCTGATGTTCAAGCGCAACCTGCTGAGCAAGACCTTTATCCCGCATCGGTTGCTGTCGCGCGCGGCGTTCGAACAGTTCGCCCTGGACTTCCTGTGTTTGGGAAACGGCTACCTGGAAGGGCGGCGCTCATTGCTCGGGCCGGTGCGTGAGCTAGTACCGACGCTGGCGAAATACATGCGCTCCGGTAAGGATGGCCGGCAGTTCATGGTCCAAGGCTGGAAAGAAGAGCACGAGTTTGAGCCTGGTACCGTGTTCCATCTGCGGGAAGCTGATCTGCATCAGGAGGTGTACGGCCTGCCCGAGTGGATCAGCGCCTTGCAGTCGGCGCTGCTGAATGAATCGGCCACGCTGTTTCGACGCAAGTACTACGAGAACGGCAGCCATGCCGGCTTCATCCTCTACATGACCGACGCCGCGCAGAACGAATCGGACGTCGACTCACTGCGCAAAGCGCTGAAGGACTCCAAGGGGCCTGGCAACTTCCGCAACCTGTTCGTGTACTCGCCGAACGGCAAAAAGGACGGGTTGCAGATCATCCCGGTAAGCGAAGTGACGGCCAAGGATGAATTCAACTCGATCAAAAACCAGACCCGCGACGACGTGTTGGCCAGCTTACGCATTCCGCCGCAGCTGATGGGTATCGTGCCGCAGAACGCGGGAGGGTTTGGGTCGATTAGGGAGGCGGCGCAGATATATGCAGCCAATGAACTGGAGCCGATTCAGGCGCGTATGGCGCAGGTGAATGACTGGCTTGGTGAAGAGGTAATGCGGTTCAAACCGTATGAGTTGGCCCCGGCGGTTTAG
- a CDS encoding DUF4337 domain-containing protein translates to MSEAFEVPSPHEKHIEHTTEHAHGRGDNFASRIAVMTALMATLGAMLSYQAGSTESEAAMDKNNAAIFKTEAANQWNYYQAKSSRQNLAELATHIPGVDAVHYKEEIERYKGQKEDVRKQAEKLEATSKEWDEKSEQALHQHHRWAQAMTAIQIAISLAAITLLTRKEWLKRLSYTAGGVAVVLGSLAWLHI, encoded by the coding sequence ATGTCCGAAGCCTTCGAAGTCCCCAGCCCCCACGAAAAACACATCGAACACACCACCGAACATGCCCACGGCCGCGGGGACAATTTCGCCAGTCGCATCGCCGTGATGACCGCCCTCATGGCCACCCTTGGCGCCATGCTCAGCTACCAGGCCGGCTCCACCGAAAGCGAAGCGGCGATGGACAAAAACAACGCCGCCATCTTCAAGACCGAAGCCGCCAACCAGTGGAATTACTACCAGGCCAAATCCAGCCGACAAAACCTCGCTGAACTCGCCACGCACATTCCAGGTGTGGACGCCGTGCATTACAAGGAAGAGATCGAGCGCTACAAGGGCCAGAAGGAAGACGTGCGCAAGCAGGCCGAAAAGCTTGAAGCCACGTCAAAGGAATGGGATGAGAAGTCAGAGCAGGCGCTGCACCAGCATCATCGCTGGGCCCAGGCGATGACTGCGATTCAGATCGCGATTTCGTTGGCGGCGATTACCTTGTTGACGCGTAAGGAATGGCTTAAACGCCTGTCGTATACGGCCGGTGGCGTAGCCGTGGTGCTGGGCAGCCTGGCGTGGCTGCATATCTGA
- a CDS encoding 3-oxoacyl-ACP reductase family protein, translating to MTTQDLSGKVALIQGGSRGIGAAIVKRLAAQGAAVAFTYVSSAAKAEALQNSVISEGGKALAIHADSADADAIRNAVNATVEAFGSLDILVNNAGVLAIAPLEDFKLKDFDQTLAINVRSVFIATQEAAKHMGEGGRVINIGSTNAERMPFGGGGPYAMSKAALVGLTKGLARDLGPRGITINNVQPGPVDTDMNPANSDFAESLIGLMAVGRYGHVEEIASFVAYLAGPEAGYITGASLTIDGGFSA from the coding sequence ATGACCACACAAGACCTCAGCGGTAAAGTCGCCTTGATTCAAGGCGGTTCCCGCGGCATCGGCGCCGCCATCGTCAAGCGCCTCGCCGCACAGGGTGCAGCGGTTGCCTTTACCTACGTCAGCTCGGCCGCCAAGGCCGAAGCATTGCAGAACAGCGTGATCAGCGAAGGCGGCAAAGCCCTGGCGATTCATGCCGACAGCGCCGATGCCGACGCGATCCGCAACGCCGTCAACGCCACTGTCGAAGCCTTCGGGAGCCTGGATATCCTGGTGAACAACGCCGGCGTGCTGGCCATCGCGCCGCTGGAAGACTTCAAGCTGAAAGATTTTGACCAGACCTTGGCCATCAACGTACGCAGTGTGTTTATCGCGACCCAGGAAGCCGCCAAGCACATGGGTGAAGGTGGCCGGGTGATCAACATTGGCAGCACCAATGCCGAGCGCATGCCATTTGGCGGGGGTGGCCCGTATGCAATGAGCAAGGCGGCGCTGGTCGGTTTGACCAAAGGGTTGGCGCGAGACCTGGGGCCTCGTGGGATTACCATCAATAACGTGCAGCCTGGGCCGGTGGATACTGATATGAACCCGGCGAACAGTGATTTTGCCGAGAGCTTGATTGGGTTGATGGCGGTGGGCAGGTATGGGCATGTCGAGGAGATTGCCAGCTTTGTGGCCTACCTCGCAGGGCCGGAGGCTGGGTACATCACCGGTGCAAGCTTGACTATCGATGGTGGCTTCAGCGCCTAG
- a CDS encoding DUF2784 domain-containing protein, translated as MLYRLAADSLVLFHLCFILFVLFGGLLALKWRSVMWLHLPAAAWGVAVEVFHLPCPLTRWENLFRHLAGQDGYGGGFIEHYILTLIYPAGLTPQIQLGLGALVLMINIAVYARLIRRYVQA; from the coding sequence ATGCTCTACCGCCTAGCCGCCGACAGCCTGGTGCTGTTTCACCTGTGCTTTATCCTCTTTGTTCTGTTCGGAGGCCTGCTCGCGCTTAAGTGGCGTAGTGTGATGTGGTTGCACTTGCCCGCTGCTGCATGGGGCGTGGCCGTCGAGGTGTTTCACCTGCCTTGCCCATTAACCCGTTGGGAAAACCTGTTTCGTCATCTCGCCGGGCAGGACGGTTATGGCGGTGGGTTCATCGAGCATTACATCCTCACACTCATCTACCCCGCCGGGCTGACCCCACAGATCCAGTTGGGGCTGGGCGCGCTGGTGCTGATGATCAATATCGCGGTGTATGCGCGGTTGATCCGGCGTTACGTACAGGCTTGA
- a CDS encoding SMI1/KNR4 family protein produces MSSLEMVKSRFESLNGIRTVDPDFIEKLEHELKISLPDSFKLVGEFFDGSGIYVLPLHQIGWESPTNVLDETKRLRSSGRLLSNYLVLGEPAEGLIVMDCNSQLGQVLWCDAIDVNRIGKEALMTAPEVWGSYLDFVEYLVSEEESDRL; encoded by the coding sequence ATGTCAAGCTTAGAGATGGTAAAGAGTCGATTTGAGTCGTTGAATGGCATTCGCACAGTGGATCCGGATTTTATTGAAAAGCTCGAGCATGAGTTGAAAATATCACTTCCAGATAGTTTCAAATTGGTTGGGGAATTTTTCGATGGAAGTGGTATTTATGTTTTACCGCTGCACCAGATCGGTTGGGAATCCCCAACTAACGTTCTTGATGAAACGAAGCGTTTGAGAAGCAGTGGCCGACTTTTATCAAACTATCTTGTGTTGGGGGAGCCTGCTGAAGGTTTGATCGTGATGGACTGCAATTCCCAATTGGGGCAAGTGCTCTGGTGTGATGCGATTGATGTTAATCGTATTGGTAAAGAAGCACTGATGACAGCACCTGAAGTATGGGGCTCCTACTTGGATTTTGTTGAGTACTTGGTTTCGGAGGAAGAGTCTGATCGACTGTAA